One segment of Geomonas ferrireducens DNA contains the following:
- a CDS encoding B12-binding domain-containing radical SAM protein, whose product MKILFTTLHAKYVHASLALPYLAVSAPQLSGAEYRILELTINEHPDVLLAKLHAEQADVVLFSCYIWNTELTLKLASDLKQLQPHAFIALGGPEVSFGAFDLMVRNPSVDCIVRGEGEATCRELIGALHRGQPLDEIAGLTYREGEEVIANPERSAMAHLDDIPSPFVAALVDLKKPLVYYETSRGCPFSCAFCMSSIERGVRSFSMERIKKDLSILIEEGAQTVKLADRTFNYDAGRANEIWRFILEHNRSSKFHFEIAAELLTEDNLALLAQVPAGVFRFEIGVQSGGEETLAKVERKSSLEKLYGNVERLKATTGVTIHLDLVAGLPGESLEGFLASVQGLFALGADHIQVEPLKVLKGTAMRGIARKEGYAYSEAAPYKILRTPWLSFDDIRRIEGISRLLDQVYNSGRFTASLHEFASHFPLSQLFSMAAEFLEGEGVSGNLSLAALFEAIWRFAGDALTGERLERLRDALCYDFCLTGYPSGNTPPFFDRRRQTVDSPIPARPASPPGERIRRYRRSFARDYRTSPWREETTEITFVYRSAPGEGLKVQVL is encoded by the coding sequence ATGAAGATACTGTTCACCACACTGCACGCCAAGTACGTCCACGCCTCCCTGGCCCTCCCGTATCTCGCCGTATCGGCCCCTCAGCTTTCCGGGGCCGAGTACCGCATCCTCGAGCTCACCATAAACGAGCACCCGGACGTGCTTTTGGCGAAACTCCACGCGGAGCAGGCGGACGTCGTTCTTTTCTCCTGCTACATCTGGAATACCGAACTTACGCTTAAGCTCGCCTCGGACCTGAAACAGTTGCAGCCTCACGCCTTCATCGCCCTTGGGGGACCCGAGGTCTCCTTCGGAGCCTTCGACCTCATGGTGCGGAACCCTTCGGTGGACTGCATCGTCCGGGGCGAAGGTGAAGCGACCTGCCGGGAGCTGATCGGCGCCCTGCACCGGGGGCAGCCGCTGGACGAGATCGCCGGCCTCACCTACCGCGAAGGGGAAGAGGTGATCGCCAATCCGGAGCGAAGTGCCATGGCGCACCTCGACGACATCCCCTCCCCCTTCGTCGCGGCACTCGTCGACCTCAAGAAGCCGCTTGTCTATTACGAAACCTCGCGAGGCTGTCCGTTCTCCTGCGCCTTCTGTATGTCGTCGATCGAACGAGGGGTGCGCTCCTTCTCCATGGAGAGGATCAAAAAGGACCTCAGCATCCTCATCGAGGAGGGGGCCCAGACGGTGAAGCTTGCCGACCGCACCTTCAACTACGACGCGGGCCGGGCCAACGAGATCTGGCGCTTCATCCTCGAACACAACCGCAGCAGCAAGTTTCACTTCGAGATCGCGGCGGAGCTGCTCACCGAGGATAACCTGGCCCTCCTGGCGCAGGTTCCCGCCGGCGTGTTCCGTTTTGAGATAGGGGTGCAGTCGGGGGGAGAGGAGACGCTTGCCAAGGTGGAGCGGAAATCGAGCCTTGAGAAGCTTTACGGCAACGTAGAGAGACTCAAGGCGACGACGGGTGTGACAATCCATCTTGACCTGGTGGCGGGACTTCCCGGCGAGTCGCTGGAAGGCTTTCTCGCCTCGGTGCAGGGGCTCTTCGCCCTGGGTGCCGACCACATCCAGGTTGAGCCGTTGAAGGTGCTCAAGGGAACCGCCATGCGCGGCATCGCCAGGAAGGAAGGTTACGCCTACTCGGAAGCGGCACCGTACAAGATACTGCGCACCCCCTGGCTTTCCTTTGACGACATCCGTCGCATCGAGGGGATCAGCCGCCTGCTCGATCAGGTCTACAACAGCGGCAGGTTCACGGCGAGCCTGCACGAGTTCGCCTCGCACTTCCCGCTGTCGCAGTTATTCTCGATGGCGGCGGAATTCCTGGAGGGGGAAGGGGTGAGCGGCAACCTCTCCCTCGCGGCGCTCTTCGAGGCGATCTGGCGCTTTGCCGGAGACGCCCTTACGGGTGAGCGGCTCGAGCGCCTGCGCGACGCCCTCTGCTACGACTTCTGCCTCACCGGCTACCCGAGCGGCAACACCCCGCCCTTCTTCGACAGGAGAAGGCAAACAGTGGATAGCCCCATACCGGCGCGCCCGGCCTCCCCCCCCGGCGAACGGATCAGGCGGTATCGCCGCAGCTTCGCACGGGATTACCGCACCTCCCCATGGCGCGAGGAGACTACGGAAATCACCTTCGTCTACCGCTCCGCACCGGGGGAAGGACTCAAGGTGCAAGTCCTCTAG
- a CDS encoding aminoacyl-histidine dipeptidase, producing the protein MTEAIRGLEPQIFWRCFAALAAIPRPSGHEERLADYILKRAGELGLEGAKDDCGNVVVRLPATPGREGVPSVCLQSHLDMVCEKNADKVHDFMSDPIELVRRGDVLTANGTTLGADNGIGVATSLAIMEGGSGEHGPLELLFTVEEETGLRGAKHLSPALVRSRTLLNLDSEEEGALYIGCAGGKDTVGRWRLATEAAPDEAVALRLSVKGLKGGHSGLEIDKGLGNAIKLLNRALLRMAELGARLAAIDGGNMRNAIPRECAAVLYLPSEQQGRGEELVAKLEETFKAELAGVDPGVRLTIAREVAPPKQVLEGDLQLRVMRAIAALPSGVQRMSSDIPGLVETSTNVSVVSTTGDAVVLITSQRSSSASRLAEIVETVEATLRLSGAELEVSEGYPGWQPNMDSHVLKVAKGCYRHLYGRDAEVKAVHAGLECGIIGERIPGIDMISFGPNMEKVHSPDERVYIESVGNYWKFLLEVLKTV; encoded by the coding sequence ATGACGGAAGCGATACGAGGTCTTGAACCCCAGATATTCTGGCGCTGTTTTGCGGCTCTTGCCGCCATTCCCAGGCCCTCCGGGCACGAGGAGAGACTCGCTGACTACATCCTGAAGCGTGCCGGTGAACTCGGGCTGGAAGGGGCGAAGGATGATTGCGGCAACGTCGTGGTACGGCTGCCGGCCACGCCTGGAAGGGAGGGTGTCCCTTCGGTCTGCCTGCAGTCCCACCTGGACATGGTTTGCGAGAAGAACGCGGACAAGGTGCACGACTTCATGAGCGATCCTATCGAGCTGGTGCGCCGGGGGGATGTGCTGACCGCGAACGGTACCACGCTCGGAGCCGACAACGGTATCGGTGTGGCCACCTCGCTGGCCATCATGGAAGGGGGAAGCGGCGAGCACGGACCGCTCGAGCTCCTCTTCACCGTTGAGGAGGAGACCGGCCTCAGAGGGGCGAAGCACCTGAGCCCGGCCCTGGTCCGAAGCAGGACGCTGCTGAACCTGGACTCTGAGGAGGAAGGGGCCCTCTACATCGGATGCGCCGGCGGCAAGGACACCGTAGGGCGCTGGCGCCTTGCGACCGAAGCCGCGCCGGACGAGGCGGTGGCGCTCCGCCTTTCGGTGAAAGGGCTGAAGGGGGGGCACTCGGGGCTTGAGATAGACAAGGGTCTCGGCAACGCCATCAAGCTCCTGAACCGGGCGCTGCTTAGGATGGCTGAACTCGGTGCGCGCCTGGCCGCCATCGACGGCGGCAACATGAGAAACGCGATCCCGCGCGAGTGCGCCGCCGTCCTGTACCTGCCGTCCGAGCAACAGGGGAGGGGCGAGGAACTGGTGGCGAAGCTCGAGGAGACCTTCAAGGCGGAGTTGGCCGGAGTGGATCCGGGCGTGCGGCTCACCATCGCACGGGAGGTTGCGCCGCCCAAACAAGTGCTGGAAGGGGACCTGCAGCTGCGCGTCATGCGAGCCATCGCGGCGCTTCCCAGTGGCGTCCAGCGCATGAGCAGCGACATTCCGGGGCTGGTGGAAACCTCCACCAACGTCTCGGTAGTCAGCACCACCGGCGATGCGGTTGTTCTCATAACGAGCCAGCGAAGCTCCAGCGCGTCGCGCCTTGCCGAGATCGTGGAGACGGTCGAAGCGACTCTGCGGCTTTCCGGCGCCGAGCTCGAGGTGAGCGAAGGGTACCCCGGGTGGCAGCCCAATATGGACTCGCATGTCCTGAAGGTCGCCAAAGGGTGCTACCGGCACCTATACGGCAGGGATGCCGAGGTGAAGGCGGTGCACGCCGGGCTTGAGTGCGGCATCATCGGTGAGCGCATCCCGGGGATCGACATGATCTCTTTTGGCCCCAACATGGAAAAGGTGCACTCCCCGGACGAGCGGGTCTACATCGAAAGCGTGGGCAACTACTGGAAGTTTCTGCTCGAGGTGCTGAAGACGGTTTAG